Sequence from the Cryptococcus neoformans var. grubii H99 chromosome 3, complete sequence genome:
GACGCAAGTGTTGTTTCGTGCTTGCGTATCTAATGTTGATCATTTATGCAAAGGGGCAAAGCAAGGAAACCATGTCACCGTTGTCCAGGTAGGATTGAGAAATCGGAATGTTGCCATAATAATGGATAAAATCTACTACGCAAGACCTATACTCTACAGTTATGTCTACCGACTGAAATTCATACTATAACCTCCTCCCGGCTGCTGCTCAAACTTGAAATTATCAGTCGACAGTCCGAAGTTTCCCAATAACGAATTGCCAAGATCTTTCAGTTTACTCATCATCTCGTCGtattgcttcttctcttccgaCTTGATCTTGGGGGGGAGGATGATCAGTGAGCGACGGATGGAGGGGAGTAATGGAGAGGAGGCGGGGAGCAAGGTCTTGAGGAGGGTGTAATCTATCAGCAAACTCCCATTAGTCGGGAGATTTGTCAGCCCTGGCGTTTCAACAAAAGGTCTGAAAAAGGGCTATATAACGCACCCTGTTGAGCAGAAGTAAGAGCCGCGAGCGTTCCCAGACGCTCATTGGCCGTTGCACGGCGGTGAAGACCTTTGGTATAATGGGGGTCAATCTTGAGTGCTTCCGTACATGCTTTAACTGCATTTCCGTCGTCTTTCTGCAAATTTCATCATCACAGTCAGCAAGATGCGTGATAAGGATGAGgtaaagatgaagagacgTACGACGGCAATGTAACACGCAGCAAGATTCCCCCAACAGGCCTTTGTACACTCTTTaatttcatcttctacttcttctctctccaatTCTTCTGGCGACTTGCCCTTTTTAgcattctcttctttctggATAGCcacagcttcttcctctgtgaCTTCTTGAAGACCGCTAGGGACCGGTTCCTCTATTTTCGCTTTCCCCTTATCATCGTTTTTACTATCTTGTTCCTGATGTTCTGGGTCTGTAGAGTCATACGGGAAAGTTGGGAGGTGATCGATGGCGAGTTTGTATGATGCGATGGCTTGTTCGTACTGGGGAGGCTTGGAGGTGTAATGAGAGTTACCCGTAATTTTGTGTTTAGTCGCTCTAGATAATAGTTCCTGATCAAAAGGTCAGGCTCCAGAGTACTAAAATGAAAGGTTTGACATAGAATATAGAGCACAACGTAAGAGAGCAGACGAGGAATGGAAACATACCTTGAGCTCGGAAATCGTAAACATGGCTTCTTCCGGGTCAACAGTCGAATGAGCGTCTTCAAAAACTTCATTGTCGCTATCACTGTCgctctcatcatcccctAAATCCAATATATTCTGACCTCCCTCTTTGTCAGCTGAAGAGGCAGTAACCTTGGACGATTCCCCATTTCTGTCACCCCATTGGAAATTGGCCGTCTTTGCCCATGCTGGGGGCTGGAACTTGCTAGCATCAAACTTTGGAAGGTTGTCGAActgatcttcttctgcagaGGACATGGTCTAAAAGGGTAATTATGAAGGTATATCAAGTAAAGGAAGCATCAATTGGATGTCGCTTCAGTTATATTATAGACGATAGTAACAAGGGCAAAAAAGTGATGACGAAGGAGAGTACAATAATTCTGCACGTCATACTTTACCAGCATTTTCGCCACCACTGACTTTATCATCGCGGGAAGATTGGTACAGGTTATCGATGAGCAGGGAAAAAAGACTGATTTAATGATGTATGTTAGCGTCGCAAGACATTGTATACATATCGTTATGAACAGTTACTCTTATTGTTGCAAAAAGTCTACAAGATCAGGAGACAACAAGCCAATAGCGGCCGAAAGAACCTGTAGAAATCAACCGATTATCATCTTATTCAGCGTCCTCCTTCGGCTCCCATCCCATCACCTCTCCCCTCGCCCAGAATTTGCAAGGGTGCGCCAAGTCTAGTCTGCCGAATGCATTTACATACTCTTATtcatccctttccctccaaCCACCAAATCTCTTGGCAAgacccttctcttcttacCAGAGCTAATCGAAAAAACCAcatatcctctttccaccctctCTTCAGCTTGCCCATGCCTTATCTGTCACATGTGCCAAAACAACTTTTTGCATTTCTTCATTAACTTATCAGCCAAATAACCTATACTAAATAACCTATACTACTAAAACTATCTTCAAAGAGTATCGCTGATTCTTTCTACGCCAACAACACGTTCAAAGTCTTTTGGAAATCATATGCGTTTGCAGCGAGAGCTTCAACTACCAGCTCGCGGGGGAATCCCATTGCACAGAGCTAAGCAACAGGTTAGCCATCACCTCATACATAGAAGGAAATTAAGCATACCTTTTTTACATCCTCGATATCATCGGCCTGGGCTCCACTGGGTCGTCTCTCGGGCATGGGAGGTCGAAGGGCTTGCTGTTGAGGGGGAACGCTGGCAGGAGGGGTGTATTCTTGAGCCTGAGCAGAGCTATTGAGGACGTCAGGACTTGTCAATCACCCACAAAACATTACAACTCACGAAGAAGGCTCAAAGTCATTACCGAAAGCATCATCAAATGACAACCCTCCTTGTTGAGTTCCCTGAGAAGCTTGGGTACCAAAGGCATCATCAAAACCAAAAGCTCCCTGCTGATTCTGTGAAGGCCGATATTTCTGCTCCTGAGAATGAcctgccttcttcgctgACGAGCCGAATCCCCACTCATCGTACAATCCACTAGATTTGGGCTGAGGGCTCACCATCTCATAACTCTTATTGCCACTAGAATTCTCCGATCCGTTGCCTGCAGAGAACTCTTCAGGCTTTTCGAACTCATCGTCAAACGTGGCAAACTCATCATCGAAACCACCAGACGTAGGCGCCCCTCCAGCACTGGCCGCAGATTGCTGAACAGCTGCCACGGGGATACCAGATTCGACCTGAGCGGGGGGTAGGTCGGAAAAGTCAAAgtcgtcttcatcaaacgAAGCAGCCTTGGGATGAGCCTGagaggcagcagcagaggGGGCATCAATATATGAAGCGCCTTGAGTGGTAGCAACGTTGCCTGGAGCGGCATTGACGTTGGCTACCATGGGCGCACCAAAGGGATCGAACTCTTCTCCAGGGTTGACACCGCCAGCAGTAGCCACGACTGGAGAGACGGTCTCGGACTCTATAGCAGGCACGGCGGGCGCAGGAGCAGCGGGGTTGGCGACAACggcagaagaggcggaagcGGCCTTGGAAGGAGGTGGGGGAGCACTTCGTCGGACCTTGGGCTGAGGGTCCTCGGTAGCCGTCATAAAGCCTGCAATGGGTGGGGCGAGAGCCGCGGCTGCACCTGCTGAAGTAGCCGAGGGCGCTTGCTCAATAGCTGATGCCGCAGAAGACTCCGTATCCTTCGTTCCGTACCCCTTCCGAGGTCCCTCTAAATCTTCGGGcccttcgtcttcatcactcgACTCTCCGACATTCACTTCTTGCACTTGCTGCTGTGAGTGCTCGTATCCTTCCTGCTGCTCCGACTCGGGTTCGGGCCTGAGTTCATGAGCCAAAGCACTTCCGACACCTACACCAGCACCACCAGCCACTGCTGCCGCCGCACCAACTCCTGCAAAACCGGGTGTCGATCCTCTGGAGGAAGGTACACCAGACGATCCTTCCTCACGGGAGAGGTATTCACCAGGGATTTCTGTCATCGGCGTTATCGGCTCACTCTCTGGCGCGATAGTTGCTTGGGTAGAGAAAGTCCTCTCGGCTTCTGGTCGTTCAGAGAGGCTAACAGGGAGTTCAGACTTGGGGATGCCGCTAGGAATACCTTCGTTGGGAGGGAGTGTAGATTCCTGAGGATGATGCTCGAACTGAGAAGGAGTTTCGGCAGGAGAATCAAACTCGGCAAAGGCACTATCAAAGTCGGCAGGCGCCTTGTTCGCTTCTTGCTCGGCACCGGCTACAGCCATCTCAGCAGGTGCGGTGGCAGCCGTAGCCGTTCCGGTAGCCCCAAAGGAATCACCAAATCCTTCATCAAAGTCGTTGAACCCCCGGTCCTGAGACCCAGCAGCTTGTCCCTGTTGTTCGGAGAAGCCATCGGTCTGGGGAATAGCGGGCGCGCCGAATGGGTCGGTAGGGATTTCGCGGCTGCTTTCAGCACCGGCGGTACTGGCAATAGTGGTGCCAGGGACTTGAGGAGCACCAAAGGGatcaagctcttcttgctgagcGATAGGGgttttctcatcttcccctgcGAATCCGAATCCACTCGAAGGTGCTCCAAACGGATCTTGCTGCTGTTCTTGCTCTTGCActtgctcttgctcttgtCGTCCCTCACCCTCGCCTGCAGTAATAGGACCAATCTCTTGCTCAGCCGCATCCTGCTTCGTGTTGAGGTTATTCTCCTCCACAGCCCTAGAGGCCGCGCCATCGGCTACCTCTGTAGAAGTAGGGGCGGCAggcggagaagaggtgTCGAGGTGAGGGTCGTGCTCCGGTTCATCCGTCACGGCGTGCTTGGCAGTTTCGTACAACTCCGCCGCACCTGCGGCCACAAccccagcagcagctgtGGCTGCCGCACCGACACTTCCGAATGCGGAACTTGTTGTCTCTTTGATACCGCCCAAAGGGGAGCCGGGGGAGCGAGACCTGTCAGTCGATCCTTCGACAGCCGTGGTTGGCGAGAATACTGCTTGGGGAGGAGTTTGGCCCGTAGGCGTTGATACGTTGGACGTGGAGCCTGCGGTAGCGGCGGTAGAGGAAGGTACCTGAGCCTGAGAACTGGATCGCCCATTGGCCAAGAAGCGGTCAAAGGGGTTGTTTGACCTGTTTGACATACCGGTAGCTGCGGGGCTGAGTGCTTGTGGGGTAGGGGGAAGGGCGATACCAGCTGCAAGAGTTCCTGTCGATTGCGGAGAGAGCGCTCTagcttgctgttgctgctgtagCTGAGCCTGGTTCTTTTCATGTTGTACCAAAAACGCcttgtcctcttcaatctccttctctacCCCCTTTATTTCCGCTTGGACCCCGTCTCTAGCGCCTTCAGCTGTACTAACCTGCTTCTTCGCAATGCTCACCATCCCCTTTTGCTGCCTTGCTTCCTTTCTCAACTTTTCCAGGATGAGCACCAGCCCTTGCTTTTCATCATCGACTTCCTTCATACGCTTTTGGAGAGAACGGACTTCCTCTTTATCGTGCAAGAGCGATTGTTCGAGTTCAGTCTtttcggactggagagcAGAAAGGTCGGAGGAGGCAGTGATCAAGTCTGAATTCAACTTTTTCACCTTGGCCTGTTGTTCTCCAACCCTGATTCTGAGATCAGCGACCGCTCTCAGTTCGGTTTGATGCTTCTCCCTCGCAGCGGCCAGCTTGCCCTCGAGCTCTTCCAATTGCTGTTTGGAAGACTTGTCGCCTCCCTCGAGCTCGGTTCGTTGGCTAGATAAATCAGTGATGGAACGTGTAGTTTGAGAGAGTTGGTTTTGCTTGTTGCCCAGTTCGGCAGAGTGGTCGGGGACAGGTGTTGAGCTGGTTTCGGCATCGTCGCTTAGCAAGTCGCCGCCACGAGAAGCGGGAGCGGCAGCAGGGGCTGGGCTGGCGGAGAAGGGGGATGCAAAAGTGGATCcctggaaggaagatggttgTTGGCCGGTAGGAGTGGGAGAGAGTGCCGAGGTGGCGTGAGATGCTTGGCGACGCgcgggtggaggtggaggttgcGGGAGGAAAGATGTTTGGGGGGCCTGTGGCTGGGGCTGTTGTGAGATGCTACGAGCAGGGAGAGCTGGGGGTTGAGCCGCAGcgggagcaggagcaggagcaggaaCAGGAGCGCGGGTAGGGGCTTGAGCCTGAGCGGGAGCTTGAGGTGCAGGGCTTGCGGCTTTAGACGCAGGTGGTTCATCCGCAAAGAGGTCGAAAAGATCCTTTGTCGCACTACTTTGCAGCACCTCTTGCTTCCCTGGCCCATATTCCTCCCTGAGAGAAGGTGGGACAAGACTGACGGGAAGAGATGTGGGGATCTCCTGGCCCGAGAGTTTGACGTTGATCAGGTGCATGGCGACGGCAAATTCGTCACGGGTGAGTTTACCTTCTTTACGGATATCCGCGAGGTCCCTAACGAAAGAATGAGCGTGGGCGAGGATAGAAAGGGTTGCAAAGAGGCGCTTACCAGATGTTCGCCAAGGTAGCTTCATCCAATTGGCTCTGGAGCATGAACGGCACAGCCACATCACCATCAATCA
This genomic interval carries:
- a CDS encoding UBA/TS-N domain-containing protein, translating into MAPAYSPQETQYYDQLFAFVDKDNTGILPGQDAYPFLTSSNLPTTTLGEIWAVADPDNNGFLTRDGWYKAARLIGWLQKGGATNVEETLLAKPGPLAAFDQGPKPPVAAQPTVQPLSANTTGSALPQLTPADRAKFTRLFAGAGPANGLVNGDKARDIFIKSGLSYEKLGQIWNLADTQGRGSLDLTDFIIGMHLIQSCMANPALVLPATLPPGVYETASGGRPAPPPAPISPVVRNNTGPATPLRQQYTGGGAAPLQQQGTGGSIGATSAPVPPARSFTANSAYAPPSRQMSIQNSQWDVTPQAKATSDGFFSQLDPQNKGVIDGDVAVPFMLQSQLDEATLANIWDLADIRKEGKLTRDEFAVAMHLINVKLSGQEIPTSLPVSLVPPSLREEYGPGKQEVLQSSATKDLFDLFADEPPASKAASPAPQAPAQAQAPTRAPVPAPAPAPAAAQPPALPARSISQQPQPQAPQTSFLPQPPPPPARRQASHATSALSPTPTGQQPSSFQGSTFASPFSASPAPAAAPASRGGDLLSDDAETSSTPVPDHSAELGNKQNQLSQTTRSITDLSSQRTELEGGDKSSKQQLEELEGKLAAAREKHQTELRAVADLRIRVGEQQAKVKKLNSDLITASSDLSALQSEKTELEQSLLHDKEEVRSLQKRMKEVDDEKQGLVLILEKLRKEARQQKGMVSIAKKQVSTAEGARDGVQAEIKGVEKEIEEDKAFLVQHEKNQAQLQQQQQARALSPQSTGTLAAGIALPPTPQALSPAATGMSNRSNNPFDRFLANGRSSSQAQVPSSTAATAGSTSNVSTPTGQTPPQAVFSPTTAVEGSTDRSRSPGSPLGGIKETTSSAFGSVGAAATAAAGVVAAGAAELYETAKHAVTDEPEHDPHLDTSSPPAAPTSTEVADGAASRAVEENNLNTKQDAAEQEIGPITAGEGEGRQEQEQVQEQEQQQDPFGAPSSGFGFAGEDEKTPIAQQEELDPFGAPQVPGTTIASTAGAESSREIPTDPFGAPAIPQTDGFSEQQGQAAGSQDRGFNDFDEGFGDSFGATGTATAATAPAEMAVAGAEQEANKAPADFDSAFAEFDSPAETPSQFEHHPQESTLPPNEGIPSGIPKSELPVSLSERPEAERTFSTQATIAPESEPITPMTEIPGEYLSREEGSSGVPSSRGSTPGFAGVGAAAAVAGGAGVGVGSALAHELRPEPESEQQEGYEHSQQQVQEVNVGESSDEDEGPEDLEGPRKGYGTKDTESSAASAIEQAPSATSAGAAAALAPPIAGFMTATEDPQPKVRRSAPPPPSKAASASSAVVANPAAPAPAVPAIESETVSPVVATAGGVNPGEEFDPFGAPMVANVNAAPGNVATTQGASYIDAPSAAASQAHPKAASFDEDDFDFSDLPPAQVESGIPVAAVQQSAASAGGAPTSGGFDDEFATFDDEFEKPEEFSAGNGSENSSGNKSYEMVSPQPKSSGLYDEWGFGSSAKKAGHSQEQKYRPSQNQQGAFGFDDAFGTQASQGTQQGGLSFDDAFGNDFEPSSSAQAQEYTPPASVPPQQQALRPPMPERRPSGAQADDIEDVKKLCAMGFPRELVVEALAANAYDFQKTLNVLLA